The following nucleotide sequence is from Zea mays cultivar B73 chromosome 1, Zm-B73-REFERENCE-NAM-5.0, whole genome shotgun sequence.
GCGGGGGAGGCAGGGGCGGGGGCATGGTTGTGCATGTGGTCTACACTACCGTTTTAATAAATAGTAAACAAGATATAGATACAAATGAGGACCTTCTTCAATCTGAGATGTTGTCATCCACTATGAGTTTAGATATGTACTGGGTTATGGAAAAAATCGTTGTTGTCTAAGGACAACACGTCTTCAACGTAGATCCGCCCCTGCTTGTGCGACATGCAGTGTTGGCTAGGGATAAAATGGACAGGTCCGTCCGTTTTGAAATTTAGGGAAAATTTTGAAAATGGGTCGAAAACAGAAGAGAGTCTATTCTGTCCGTTTTACGGGATTCTGTTTTCTCGGTTGAATCCATTTTTATTTCGTATTTGAAAAATCCTGGATCGACTCTATATGTGCATTAGCTAAAGCTTCGTATCTCTAGGTGGTAAATTATAGCACAAGACGTTATTCTAGTCATAGACTCTTCTCAACGACAAGTGACATAAAGACTCAAACAACACCAGTGATAGCTATATATTTGTCAATAGCAAGCTAACAACAATAAAATGTCGTCCCTTTCTATCTACTTGTTTCATGTTGTTACTTTGCTAGTCAATCACTAGTTAGCCATCAATATTATATATGTTCATAATAAATTATGAGTTTCCACTTGATATTTTCGCTTCTATTCATTTGTGTACACTTGTTTATCCTGTTTCTGTTTTTGTTACCGACTATTCTGAACCTGATTCATTTTTTAGAAATGAAGAGATGGAAACGGAAGAGACATTTTTTTGTCCGTTTTTTATCCCTACTCGGCGCCCGGCGGGCCAGTCTCAATATGGGCTGGATGTGTTGGTCTGGGAATCCGTCGGCCGATGGAATCATACTTGGGGCTGTATTGATGGTCCAATACTCTCTCTTACAGCTTCCTCTGCGATTTGCAGAGGCCCAAATCGCTGCTATCTGGGCTGGTCGTAGTGTTTCGCGGGAGACGTCCATTCACCCACACCttctcaaaaaaaaaaaaactgtcACATCTCCAGACGCGCCCGCCGCCCGCTGCCATGGGACCCACGGAATCCAACCTCACCCGCCGGCTGCCGCTCGGCTGCCCTCCGGCCTCCGGGCATCGCCATCGGAGTGTGCAGGAACCAGGAGGAGGCCGGTAGAGTCCGTGCACCCGGGTCCCACTCCCCTGAGGCCGTCCGTGGCTCCGTGCAAGATGGGGATTGCGCAAGGGTGCGAGGTCACCATCCCCGCGCCTGGTCATCAGTGTGAGTTGAGATTCTGCGTCTCCTCGCTCGATTTACTTGCAGCCACATGCTTGCGAGTTGCGGTACCCAGCTTAGCTTTTTCGAGTCCTTGCTAATCTTGGTGGGGACGACGGAGACCTGATGCTATGCTTCCTTCCCTCCCTGTGCTGTTGAGTTCCGCTTCCACAGCTCGTGTATGGCCGACACGGTAATCGCTGCGAAACGAGGTCATGCGCGTCTTCCTTGTGCTTTCggatgcaccgaggcttgccatCCAAAATTCGCTGCAATGCTTAGCTAGATCGAAGGCCTACTTACGCTCAGAGGTGTCAGCTTGGGGATCCCCATCTTTTATCTCTTGTCGTGGTTAAAACAGCGGCCTGATATGTCAGGTGTTTGTTCCGCAAAAGGGTTGGACTTCCCACGTTTTGGGATGAGAGTTTGTTCGGAATAGCATGCTCAAAGTCATGGAATTTGGTCGCAGGGAGTGATCAAGTAGGTACTAGGACAGTCCTCTCCCTTTGGTGGTGCTGTTGATTCCTTGCAAGACCTGTACCTCTGTGCTCAGATAATCCAGCATGTGCTGCATTCAGATGGGAGATTGAATGAAAGTGTGTAATACCAGTAGCTTCCTCAAATACTGCAGATTGAATGCACGACAGGAACATTCCAACTTTGTTGTCGGTATCCATTCTTCATGAAGACGTCAGTATAGCCGGCTCCACTGAATTCTTCAAATGGAATACCTTGTTAATTATCTGCAAAATTTTGTAACCAATAATGGAGCACTTGGAGGCTCATAGAAGCTACATTTACTAGCTGGATTTTTAAATTGGTTTCTCTTTGGAGAAGTAGGTGCAATCTTTTTTGTAAGCATAGTCAAATTTTTACCCTTTCAGAAAGTTCTTGTGCCGAAAGCTTGTGGAATGTGGTACTGAGGACCACTTAATTCAAAACTAAAGTGGCTAGGTGATCATATTTCAAGGCCTAAATATTTAGAATGCCTCCCCTAATCAAGACTTTTTTCCCCTTGTCAATCTACATCAGTTGCACTGTTTCATAGCTGGAAGGTTGGTAATCCAGGCTGTCAATCAGTGAATTAGTCTGACGGGATGTAGCGATACCCAGCCCATTCTCTTTTAGTGGCATCTCCTAAAGTTAGTCTTCGTAATGTGAGCAGTAGTCATGTTCATGGAAGATTCAGGAATACCAAGTCTGATTCAGGAATACAAGTCTTTTGCTAGGATGTTGCACTATACTGTGGTTTTATACTTTTATCTGTCAGTAACTGCCTAACTGGTGGTGAATTTCTAGTTTCTTCTGCGTGTTTTGTCCATTTCATTGATCAGCTTGATCATTGGTGAATCACAATTGAACTTGGAATGATAGGCTAATACTTTCAAGTAGGGAATTTGGTAGTTTGATTCATCTGGTAGGGTTACATAGAAATTGAAACTTAAATGGTTTGGTAAAAAGTAAATCTGGGACAAAATTTTACCATTAAGAACCTATATGAGACGATATCACTTGTTTGattcatcttgatgtaattaacaaCCATCTATTGATGAATTCTAAGGGGTAAAGGATACAAACAGAAGTTAGGATTTAGGATTGACACACTTCTCCCCTTGCCTTTTTCTCTACTCAACTGAATTGCAATGTGAAACTGAAAATTCGTATGATGGTAGATCCTTGAGTACTACCTTTACAGTTGTTTTAGAAGTTTTCATATTATCTTTTAGGAACAAAATGATAGTATTTGTCATGATAGCTAGTGTGTGATCTGCTCATCTGCATTATGTCTCATGGAAATGTACATCACAAATTATAGCTTATTGATAAATATTGGAAGGCTGGATGGATGATACCTATGACCTAGGAAATTATTGTTTTCATCTGCCACTTCTCTTCAAAAAGCAAACTTCTGTTTACTGCTTTTACTTTTCAACACAGAAACACACATCGCTACCTGGGATAGCAACAGTGCACAGACTCTGAGAGTAACAATTAAACAGTTGCAATTTTTATGGTGTGGGCATTTTGTTTGCATGGACATTTTTTCTCTTATTTTTTATACAAGATGCATGCAGAAGAATGAGTTAGCATTGTGTATCAGAAGATTGATGCTGTTCTATCAGCAGTTGCTAACATTTTCCTTGGATTGGATTGTGTTTATGTAGAAATAATAATCTGTTAAACTTTCTGTCTTGTGTTATATTTGTCTATATAAATAATAAGATGCTCTAGTTTTAGTGCACAGTCTTTCACAGATTGGAGCTTCTTGCATATGCAGATTCAGCAGAAGAATGAGTTGGTGTCTTTCCGATCTCAATGCATTTCACCGCTCCACCAGAAATTCCCTCTGCCCCTACCGTACTCCAGTTTATCTGTTATAGTGCAACACAATGATAAAATGGTTGGTGAGATATAGTTGCTTAAGATGGCAACAGGGGCGGCACACATATATGCTTTTGTGGGGAATGGAGGCTTCAATACTTAGAGATAATCATACTTTAGTTCCTGTTGCATCATCTGCAAACAAATTCCCGTGTTTAGAAAAGGATAGCTAACTAGAAATTTGAGCTAATTTATCTGCAAATAGGGTGTTGTTCATTTCAGTATGCTAGTTAATTAAGATCACACCATCCTTTTGTACCATATTGTAATATTGAAGTAAATAATCAGCTTGGTCAAAGATGCTGACACATCTCATTTGAATGAACATGATTATCAACCCTAGTAGTAGTACCCTATGATGCTGCCGCACGATTTGTAACTGTTTTTTTAGCAAGGGCTTGACATGGTACAATTTATTATAGGTCAGACTTAAACTCTTGCTTCCAGTTTACTCTAAAGTAACCAAATCACCATCACTTTCTACATCAGCAAATAGAAAAGCATGGAATGCACAGGACATTTTTTTTAGTGAAATTGCACGGAGCTATACATACATGTGGGCAGACATCCACTGCAGTTGCAATGGAGCTTTCACAGCTCTTTTATATGATGTTTGTCTGCAGAGTTTGGTGGCTCACAGCATATATAAAATGCAATATAAGCATACCGATAGCCTTGTTAACTCAGTGGTTAATCTAGTACAAGTTGCCAGCTGATAGTAAATTGATCAATGGGGAGACAGCCGTGCTGTGACAAGGAGGGGGTGAAGCGAGGGCCATGGACAGCGGAGGAGGACAAGAAGCTCATTAGCTTCATCCTGACACATGGCCGGTGCTGCTGGCGGGCAGTGCCTAAACTTGCAGGGCTGCTTCGTTGTGGCAAGAGCTGCCGTCTGCGGTGGACTAACTATCTTCGCCCTGACCTCAAGCGTGGCCTCCTCAGCACTGCCGAggagcagcttgtcattgacctccATGCCAAGCTCGGAAATAGGTATACTAACTTGCACGGTACATATAACACGTGCATGGATGCATATACTCCAATTTGTATGTTAATTCATCTTCTAGCTTTATTGTGCTATGGTAGAATAAGAGCTATTTGCATCAGTTCCTTGGCATGGGGTGAATTCCCCTGTTTAAGTTTTgaactgctgaggaaactgcggaACATGTTGATGGAATACTTGGTTAAGAGTAGCTAGCTTATGTGTTGTAAGTCTACACGAAGTGTAGCGGCTCTACTTACTGTAAAATGATGCCGCAGAATTCAGAATCAACTGAATTCATGCAATTAATAGTAACACAGTCACATGCATGCATGTGGTATTGTTGGCAAACCCCCCTGGTGCTCCACGTCTATCAACAAAGGCAAAGTCCAGTCAAAACAATGTGTAGTTTTGAGAAAGAAATAAATCCTGCAATACTAGGATCAGTTAATCAAGTTTACATAGAGTTTGTAAAAGATTTTCATGGTTATTGAGCTTATTGCAGCTTACAtattctaaccctaaccctataATTGGTATCATTTTTTTACCTTTGTTTTTTGTGCTTGTCCCTAGTTTAGCACTTAGCAGTGACCTCTTTGTAGTTTCATGCTTTCAGTGCTCTTACAAATGCTGAGTTATCTCAAAAATAACAAATATAATGGCTATCTTTTTCTTAGTTGTTGCACTTTGAATTGATAGTTAATGATACACCGATGTGGATTTCATACCTGCATGTGAATTGAAGAGCACACTAGAATTGAAGGGCAATAGTAACAGCACCGCTCAGGTGATTCTCAACCTCTTCACTTGTAGCGCAAACTCCAGTTCTAAACCATGAAGCACGCAATTGCGAAAACAATGGAAAACTGTAAAATTTATGCATTTGCTTCAAGTTCAGCTGGCTGAAACATGGGTGGAAAGGATTAGCTGCCCCCTTTCTGCTCATGTGCTTCGTTCTCTAGAAACAAAATATCACAACAACCAGCTAAAAAAAATATCACAACCACTTTGTGTGCTCCTAATGACTTGAACCTGTGCAGATGGTCCCAGATCGCTGCCAAGTTACCTGGAAGAACAGACAATGAGATCAAGAACCACTGGAACACGCACATCAAGAAGAAGCTTATCAAGATGGGCATCAACCCGGCCACGCACCAGCCTCTAGCCAACTCCAAGGCAGCTCCCTCACACTCCACAGGTACAGACGAATCCGCTAAATCCAGCGACACCAGAGAGGAGCTGAGCCTGAAGGATGACAACCATCATAGGGAGGTTCCGCTGTCCACCGATTCATCGGAGCAGTCCAGCTGGCCAGAGCCAGGCAGCAACGTCGGCGACCAAGACCCTGAACTGCTGGTGAATTGGCCGTCGGAGACCGACTTGTCAGTGGACGAGTCTTGGCTGGGTTTTATGAGCAACGGCAATGAGCTTGGCGATGTCGAGGGGACGTCGCCGTGGGACGGAACAACAGACTGGCTGCTGGACTACCAAGATTTTGGCATGTGCAGCTCCAACTTGGTGGACGATTCAATGTTCCGCGCCTCAAATGGATTGAACTTCTAAATGTCGGAGAAAGGCTGTCCAATTTCAAGAAATAGGGAGGAAGACAGACTGCAAGTTTGAGCGCACTGCACAGCTCCCAGTATAGAAAATAGATACAACACTTTCAAGAATAAGATTgtgaaaagagagagagagaggcatgGGGCATATCTTGACCATAGAATAGTGATACCTTGCCCTTAAAAGTAAGGGGTTTGTATTGTTAGAAACCTAATGTTTCTCGGTACGAGAAGCTGAAGAACTAGACCCAAATGTTCGAACCATGCAAGGCATCCTATCCTATGAACAAAGTTAGGGTGTTGCAGCTTTTCTGTGCAAGCTAAGGCTGTGCTCTGAGCAGTACAACAGCGAGGTTTTATCTTGATATCTCCCTGTTGCTGTCCCTGGCAACTGTGGAGCAATTACAGAGTTCAGGACATGTTGTGTTAGAGACTCACACTCACCATCCTTGTTCCAACATCAGACTCATCACACAGGCTTGTGGACTTTGATGTGCGTAATGTTAAGCAGTTGCACGGCAGAGACGAAAGGAACACGACTGTACGTGGATCAGCAAGAGCCTTCCTGGATTCTGCACGTTGGTCAGTCCAGTTGCGGCGGTTGGTCAGTCCAGTTTTCATGAGGGCAAAGGTGTGTTCCCTTCTCTGTTCCGTTGCCGTCCATGTCTGTCCCTGACAAAGATGCAGGACCTTAAAAGGAGCCAGTGAACCAACCATCTTCCAAATCCTGACGTGTTTCTTCCAACTCCGATGACTGAAATAAAATGAAGTGCCAGCAGAAACCAAAGCCTTGTTCGAGAGCTAACTTCCTTCCAAGCTCACCAGGTGGCTTTGTTGCGTCGTAAGCACTGTTGAACTTCTCCACTGCACTGATGGTGATGGCAATAACTTGGCTGACAGGGAGGGATTCATGGGGACTAATCTCCatgctattcaaaattgaatagcaaACTGATTTCTCTCTATAGATACTCTCTATTTTCCTGTCCACCAAACCAGCCCTGAAAGATTCGGAAACCCCTGTCGTGGAAAGCTTGAGCGCGAGCCTGTTTGTGTGGCGCAGTTTAGGGAAATTTGGTTTATAGGACTAAATTTTAGTACCTAAATTGCCGAACACAGATATTAAAATAGAGATAAAAAATAGAGAGAATTTCTCTTTTAGTCTAGTCACTATGTTTCTGTGTTTAGCGATTTAGATATCAAAAGAGATAAATAGAGAGACTAAAAATTAATCGGTCGAAATCAAACCCCTATTTAGCTAGGACACCTGTTACGTGAATATATTCTTGTTCGTGAAAATACGTGACGTTCATGAGTACATTCTTCAACATATATATGTAGAAATTCTGACGTGGCGCGGCGCTTCAAATATactaggtcagtgcccgtgcgttgcaacggggacatataatatctcgataaaTTATATATACACATATGTGTTTTGCTGAGGTCAAAGCATTCTATAGGAAGATACctgaaaaagaatagaaaaataaGTGTAATGAGACATGCATGTCGTTCCAAAGGAACAATGGCCATAAAAAAGAAATTTTTTCTCTGATTGAATTCACAATCATTAAGTTTTTTGTTCATTCTTGTTCCTGCAATCTCTAAAGGATGGACTAAAAAGCTGATGCAGGAACTGCTTGAATATGTAAAGCTGTGAAATGAAGTGTGGCACACACGGCCTTAGAGTCTGGCAACAGGCAGACAAAAGGCTACAAGAAAACACCACGAAAGTGAAACGGGCGAACTACCCACAAAAGATGTGAATCGTCAAGTTGGGTCTAAAAATTGCACAGTTAAATTCAATGTTCGTTTCCTGAATAACTAAGACCGGGACAAAAGCACGAATTGCTAATTCTATAGTACAAGAAAACAAAAGCTTCCTTTTCCCCCCACTATGTTTCCTTCTATCTAAGATCGGTAATCTGCGTTTTTTTGCAGAGCAGACTCCCATGAGACTCCTGCAACAGATAGCAAGTCTTTATTTTAGTGTGGCAacgataaatctattcaatgtatTTTTAAAATACTTGTCCCTTACACAAATTAAGAGTTTCAGGTTGTTCTTTTTGCGGCGTCTTAAAGCAAATCCAACACGACTATCTTTAGTCTCTTACCAATCCTCGTCCTCATATTTAAACTCCGCTCTGCAAATTAGTGTTTTGTATGGCAATATAGCTAacatataggtcttacaatacAGCAAGCAGACATGCCTAAAAATATGACAGCATTATTTTCCTATGGGCAAATCTTCCAGCTCAACCGCATGTGCAACGGCAATGGCGCAACAAAGCTCAGCTTCTCCAGATCAAAGAAATCGTGGTCAGCACCTGAAGACTGCAGCTTCTGCGTGGCCGCTAGATGTCAGGAAAGGATCGTCTGCTTGCAGTGTAGATGCAACTGAGGCTGCTGCTCATCTGTGCTTCCACCGCCCAATGGGACGCTTCCTTTTCTTGAGCATTTCCTCGTCGACTGTTTACGGCATGGGAGCCTGGGAGGAGGCGTCCAGTTCTTGTGCGCTTGCCGTCCgtacttgtaaagaaaaaaaagagaaagtaTTTCGTACTAACCAGATCAACCCAAAAAATGTTGAGATACGTTTCAACATTTTCTATCGTTGCTACAGTAACACGGTGAAGAAAATGGCAGCCACAGCTGCTGCGGCTGATAATGCCTCTGAATTTTCCTTGAAAAAATTTGTTCTAGCAGACATAGTAGGTGAACAAACCACATTGAAAACGAAGAAGAGCTCTGAGAAGTGAGATGGATCAGAGTTCCAGCAGATGTAGGAAAAGAAAGAAAAGTGTGGGACAAACAGACACAATGGAGTTCTATTCCAAAAGGTAAACAAAAACTCACGGGTAAACTTCGGACAAACCAAAATATTCCACCTAACACGAATCAATATCCATGGGTgtctcatcatcatcatctgccCCTCATTTAGCCAAAACAAATAGATAATTACAGTTTTCTGAAAATAGATAAACAAGTTTTGGGTTTGAAAAAATGTACAGACGAATCTCAAATACAAAAAATTGTTATATGTACATAATTGTTATATGCACACAATCATATTCTGTTAAGAACTTCATTCCATTAAAAACAAGTGTGGTTTTCCTGTTATGGACTTGATTCTATTAAATAAATAACAATACAACAAATACAAGAGTTGCGAGAATCCGAGCATATATACAAATCTAAAAGAGAGCCGATTCAAAGATCCATGCATGTATAAAAAGAGAGTAGTTAATAAAAAGAGAATGAGTAGTGCTACAAAAAGTAGAGTTTTCTACATCTTGGATCTGTCGATTCCTAACTGAAAGAGATTGATCCTCTGACATGAAATATCAGTATGTCATATAATCAATTTGTTGCGTACGATGGAAAAGGGTCTAGCTCAAGTGGGTACAACAACAGCAACATCAAATGGTCTTATAAGGTCGTTACCAGCTGCACGAACAGATATGGTACCTGAATGACCATCTCCAACAACTATCAGTTCATTATCTGTTCATGGGATAGACAATACATCAATCACTAATCAAATGATGAAGTTAATGTCCAATGATAAGTATAAAAATATTAACCCAATGGTAACCTGATTTAAACTTGCTTACATGCACTAATGGTTTCCAAATTCACATGCATTTGATTTATAAATAACAAAAAAATTGTTGTTCCGACATGTGATCAAATGATGAAGTTAATGGCAGAGGATAAGTATAAAATATTCGACAAAATAAAAGTGCAGAATGACTACATAAAAACAAACACATATATTATCGACCTCTATCTCACAAATTCTTTGGCAATAACCAATACAAAACTAAATTAACATTTCATTACTTAATATCTGATGGTGGTATGGAGTCTATGTGTGTGCTTCAACAATTTTTAGTGCCCAAACATTTTGAATAAAGCCTCTCCAACTGCTTCAGAAACATAGGGGTAGAACATTACAATTTGTCCCAATTGATACTACATTTCATAATGCCCAACAAATTCAGATCATAAATTACATGGATGAAGATGAAAAAACACCTAGTTTAGAAGAATATAACTTCTTCCTCAATTCCATTCTACAGGCTACAATGGGAGGTGGGACAGACACTAATGGGGCACCTATTGTTGCAGGGATTGCAAGTTAACTACTCGACTTGTCACAACCCC
It contains:
- the LOC100383835 gene encoding Protein ODORANT1; this encodes MGRQPCCDKEGVKRGPWTAEEDKKLISFILTHGRCCWRAVPKLAGLLRCGKSCRLRWTNYLRPDLKRGLLSTAEEQLVIDLHAKLGNRWSQIAAKLPGRTDNEIKNHWNTHIKKKLIKMGINPATHQPLANSKAAPSHSTGTDESAKSSDTREELSLKDDNHHREVPLSTDSSEQSSWPEPGSNVGDQDPELLVNWPSETDLSVDESWLGFMSNGNELGDVEGTSPWDGTTDWLLDYQDFGMCSSNLVDDSMFRASNGLNF